One Candidatus Devosia phytovorans genomic window carries:
- a CDS encoding RbsD/FucU domain-containing protein codes for MLKNIPPILGPDLLGILRAMGHGDEIAIVDANYPADSAGPALVRMDGISITDILDAVLTLMPLDDFVDQAAICMQVVGKPDQREPVMDEMDVIIKRHEPKMGLSSMERFAFYDRVSKGYAVIQSGERRLYGNVLLKKGVIRPGQ; via the coding sequence ATGCTCAAGAATATTCCACCCATCCTCGGCCCCGATCTGCTCGGCATCCTGCGCGCCATGGGCCATGGCGACGAGATCGCCATCGTTGACGCCAATTATCCCGCCGACTCCGCCGGTCCGGCCCTCGTGCGCATGGACGGCATCTCCATCACCGACATCCTCGACGCGGTGCTGACGCTGATGCCGCTCGACGACTTTGTCGACCAGGCCGCCATCTGCATGCAGGTAGTGGGCAAACCCGATCAGCGCGAGCCCGTCATGGACGAAATGGATGTGATCATCAAAAGGCACGAGCCCAAGATGGGCCTTTCTTCCATGGAGCGCTTCGCATTCTACGACCGCGTTTCCAAAGGATATGCCGTCATCCAATCGGGCGAGCGTCGCCTCTATGGTAACGTCCTGCTCAAGAAGGGCGTCATTCGCCCCGGCCAGTGA
- a CDS encoding GntR family transcriptional regulator: MNNHTSSYSFLARPTTLTRGNVTAEVTQAIRQAIVTLDLPPGSVIDKTEICAELGVSRFPVSEALARLQAEGLVDIAPQRGSTVSLVRIADVREYMLIRKGLESEALRVLIGSHDRSLIEALHANMAAQREASERDDAEAFHQIDIEFHDIIYRSLGFTRIKTIIDSARANLDRARRLIITPRRLALTIAEHQSIFDGILSGNAAQASKAMRSHIDAVMIELFAFAREHPDVFADGDTLGSDSDSFPFG, encoded by the coding sequence ATGAACAACCATACAAGTTCCTATTCTTTTTTGGCGCGCCCCACGACGCTGACCCGCGGCAATGTCACAGCCGAAGTGACGCAGGCCATCCGGCAGGCGATCGTGACGCTCGACCTGCCGCCCGGCAGCGTGATCGACAAGACCGAAATTTGCGCCGAACTAGGCGTATCGCGTTTCCCGGTCAGCGAGGCCCTGGCGCGCCTGCAGGCCGAGGGCCTTGTCGATATTGCGCCGCAACGCGGCTCCACCGTATCGCTGGTCCGCATTGCCGATGTCCGCGAATATATGCTGATCCGCAAGGGCCTCGAATCCGAAGCCCTGCGCGTCCTGATCGGCAGCCACGACAGGAGCCTGATCGAGGCCCTGCATGCCAATATGGCAGCCCAGCGCGAAGCGTCCGAGCGCGATGATGCCGAAGCCTTCCATCAGATCGACATCGAGTTTCACGACATCATCTATCGCTCGCTGGGCTTCACGCGCATCAAGACCATCATCGACAGCGCCCGCGCCAATCTCGACCGCGCGCGGCGCCTGATCATCACCCCGCGCCGCTTGGCGCTGACTATCGCCGAGCACCAGTCCATATTCGACGGCATCCTGTCGGGTAACGCAGCACAGGCCAGCAAGGCCATGCGCAGCCATATCGATGCGGTCATGATCGAGCTCTTCGCCTTCGCCCGCGAGCACCCTGATGTTTTCGCCGATGGCGATACTTTGGGGAGCGACAGCGACAGCTTCCCCTTCGGCTAA
- a CDS encoding altronate dehydratase family protein — MTRPRPTTLVLNAADNIAVALTNLDVGTATPQGVNIMRRVPRGHKFATRGITAGEAVVKFGQIIGFAKEAIPPGDWVHEHNCGMGGPDGTLSHDYAFAEGAVAPEMIPASQRATFEGYLRPNGKVGTRNYIGILTSVNCSATVAKFVAEAINRSGILDDYPEIDGVVPFVHGTGCGMESRGEGFDILKRTQWGYTSNPNLGAALLVGLGCEVFQIGRMKEIYGVEDGETFQTMTIQERGGTRKMIEWGVEKVKEMLPVAAAARRETMDASHLTLALQCGGSDGYSGITANPALGYAADILVRNGGTAILSETPEIYGAEHLLTRRAVNREVGEKLISRIHWWEDYTQRNRGEMNNNPSPGNKLGGLTTILEKSLGAAAKGGTTPLTAVYEYAEPVTEKGFVFMDTPGFDPVSATGQVAGGANLLAFTTGRGSAYGCKPVPSMKLATNSEMYARMTDDMDINCGDIVEGVSIEDKGQQIFDMLLDIASGKRTKSEELGYGDNEFVPWQVGAVM; from the coding sequence ATGACCCGCCCCCGGCCGACAACGCTGGTGTTGAATGCCGCCGACAATATCGCCGTGGCACTGACCAATCTCGATGTTGGAACCGCTACGCCGCAGGGCGTCAACATTATGCGACGTGTGCCGCGCGGGCACAAGTTTGCCACCCGCGGCATTACGGCGGGTGAGGCGGTGGTCAAGTTCGGGCAGATCATCGGTTTTGCCAAGGAAGCCATTCCCCCCGGCGATTGGGTGCATGAACATAATTGCGGCATGGGCGGGCCGGACGGTACGCTGAGCCACGACTATGCCTTTGCCGAGGGCGCGGTGGCGCCGGAAATGATTCCTGCGTCCCAGCGTGCGACGTTCGAGGGTTATCTCCGTCCCAATGGCAAGGTGGGAACACGCAATTACATCGGCATCCTGACCTCGGTGAACTGTTCGGCCACCGTCGCCAAATTTGTCGCCGAGGCGATCAATCGCTCGGGCATTCTCGACGATTATCCAGAGATCGACGGCGTGGTGCCCTTCGTCCATGGCACCGGCTGCGGCATGGAGAGCCGTGGGGAAGGCTTCGATATTCTGAAGCGCACCCAGTGGGGCTATACATCCAATCCAAACCTGGGCGCGGCGCTGCTGGTGGGTCTGGGCTGTGAAGTGTTCCAGATCGGCCGGATGAAGGAAATCTACGGCGTCGAGGACGGCGAGACCTTCCAGACGATGACGATCCAGGAGCGCGGTGGCACGCGCAAGATGATCGAGTGGGGCGTCGAAAAGGTCAAGGAAATGCTGCCGGTGGCCGCCGCCGCGCGGCGCGAGACCATGGATGCGTCCCATCTGACGCTGGCGCTGCAATGTGGTGGATCGGATGGCTATTCAGGCATTACCGCCAATCCGGCGCTGGGCTATGCCGCTGATATCCTGGTGCGCAATGGTGGCACGGCCATCCTCAGCGAAACGCCGGAAATCTATGGCGCGGAACACCTGCTGACGCGCCGTGCGGTCAATCGCGAAGTGGGTGAAAAGCTGATCAGCCGGATCCACTGGTGGGAAGACTACACCCAGCGCAACCGGGGCGAAATGAACAACAATCCCTCGCCGGGCAACAAGCTGGGCGGGCTGACAACGATTTTGGAGAAGTCGCTTGGGGCGGCGGCCAAGGGCGGCACAACGCCGCTGACGGCCGTCTATGAATATGCCGAGCCGGTGACCGAAAAGGGCTTTGTCTTCATGGATACGCCGGGGTTCGATCCGGTCTCGGCGACGGGGCAGGTGGCGGGCGGTGCCAATCTTTTGGCCTTCACCACTGGCCGTGGCTCGGCCTATGGCTGCAAGCCGGTGCCATCGATGAAATTGGCGACCAATTCGGAAATGTATGCCCGCATGACCGACGACATGGACATCAACTGCGGCGACATCGTCGAGGGTGTGTCCATCGAGGACAAGGGGCAGCAGATTTTCGACATGCTGCTCGATATCGCCTCGGGAAAGCGCACCAAGTCGGAAGAACTGGGCTATGGCGACAATGAATTCGTGCCTTGGCAGGTCGGGGCAGTGATGTGA
- a CDS encoding TfoX/Sxy family protein, with translation MSSQQSTIDYILEQSAGAGTMTAKKMFGEYGLYCGGKVMAFVADDKLFIKPTEAGRAYLGEVTEAPAYPGSKMYFLIDGERWDDAEWLAGLVKATADDLPVPKPKKTKV, from the coding sequence GTGAGCAGCCAGCAGTCGACCATCGACTATATCCTAGAGCAGAGCGCCGGCGCTGGTACTATGACTGCGAAGAAGATGTTCGGCGAATATGGGCTCTATTGCGGCGGCAAGGTGATGGCCTTCGTCGCAGATGATAAGCTGTTCATCAAGCCGACCGAGGCGGGCCGCGCCTATCTGGGCGAAGTCACCGAGGCGCCGGCCTATCCGGGTTCGAAAATGTACTTCCTGATCGACGGCGAACGCTGGGACGATGCCGAATGGTTGGCTGGGCTGGTGAAGGCGACCGCCGACGACTTGCCGGTACCCAAGCCGAAGAAGACCAAGGTTTAG
- a CDS encoding 50S ribosomal protein L11 methyltransferase — protein MTTDPTGFIRSNLRLEPVPALPDVWLYTAHPGSRLSRLSGPDDAAPYWAWQWAGGLALAHHFRAHPDIVRGKRLLDLGAGSGLVGIVAAQMDAMASAAEIDPNGRAALALNAEANAVTLPLIDVDVTSEPPTNFDIIAAGDVFYLAEVARRMLPFLTHCAAAGMTVLIGDPGRRDLPLERLTPLAAYPVGDVGDARSATDRTGTVYQLKA, from the coding sequence TTGACCACCGATCCAACGGGCTTCATCCGCTCCAATCTTCGGCTGGAGCCCGTTCCGGCACTTCCCGATGTCTGGCTCTACACGGCTCACCCCGGCAGCCGCCTGTCGCGCCTGTCCGGCCCGGATGACGCAGCACCCTATTGGGCCTGGCAATGGGCCGGCGGCCTTGCCCTCGCGCATCATTTTCGGGCGCATCCGGATATTGTGCGCGGCAAGCGCCTGCTCGACCTCGGCGCGGGATCTGGCCTTGTCGGCATCGTTGCAGCCCAAATGGACGCCATGGCCAGCGCCGCAGAGATCGATCCCAACGGCCGCGCTGCACTCGCCCTCAATGCAGAGGCCAATGCCGTCACCCTGCCGCTAATCGACGTGGACGTCACCAGCGAGCCGCCAACTAATTTCGACATCATTGCCGCTGGTGATGTCTTTTATCTGGCAGAGGTTGCGCGCCGCATGCTGCCATTCCTCACCCACTGCGCCGCAGCAGGAATGACCGTGCTGATCGGCGACCCCGGCCGCCGCGACCTGCCACTCGAGCGGCTCACGCCACTCGCCGCCTACCCCGTTGGCGACGTTGGCGACGCCCGTTCGGCGACAGATCGCACCGGCACCGTCTATCAGCTAAAGGCCTAA
- a CDS encoding SMP-30/gluconolactonase/LRE family protein, translated as MAIGGDALEIIDNAFRDLTIGDAPLQVHFDQCLWAEGPVWFGDGQFLVWSDIPNNRMLKFVPELGVTPFRMPSNFVNGNTRDLEGRLVSCSHGARAVLRTEWDGTVTTLVDSHQGKRLNSPNDVVVKSDGTIWFTDPSYGILSDYEGYKADQEQDGCFVYRFDPADGSLTVVADDFAKPNGLAFSADETTLYVSDTGQSHDPDWPAQIRQFSVNGKTLTNPKVFADIDSGLSDGFRLDTEGNIWTSAGLGVNVYNASGALLGRIKTGAKTSNVTFGGPNRDQLFITSSQYLLSINVRAKGLQRP; from the coding sequence ATGGCTATCGGCGGCGACGCGCTCGAAATCATCGACAATGCATTCAGGGACCTGACGATCGGCGACGCGCCGCTGCAGGTGCATTTCGACCAATGCCTCTGGGCCGAGGGCCCCGTCTGGTTCGGCGACGGCCAATTTCTGGTCTGGAGCGACATTCCCAACAACCGCATGCTCAAGTTCGTGCCCGAACTGGGTGTCACCCCATTCCGCATGCCGTCCAATTTCGTCAACGGCAATACCCGGGACCTAGAGGGACGTCTTGTCTCCTGCTCGCACGGCGCCCGCGCCGTGCTGCGCACCGAATGGGATGGCACGGTGACGACGCTGGTCGACAGCCATCAGGGCAAGCGGCTCAATTCCCCTAATGACGTCGTGGTCAAATCCGACGGCACCATCTGGTTCACCGACCCCAGCTACGGCATCCTGAGCGACTACGAAGGCTACAAGGCCGATCAGGAACAGGACGGCTGCTTCGTCTACCGTTTCGATCCCGCAGACGGCTCGCTGACCGTCGTGGCCGACGATTTCGCCAAGCCCAATGGTCTCGCCTTCTCGGCCGACGAAACCACACTCTATGTCTCCGATACCGGCCAGAGCCACGATCCGGATTGGCCGGCGCAGATCCGTCAGTTCAGCGTCAACGGCAAGACACTGACCAATCCGAAGGTTTTCGCCGACATCGATTCCGGCCTGTCCGACGGCTTCCGGCTCGATACGGAAGGCAATATCTGGACCAGCGCCGGTCTTGGAGTGAATGTCTACAATGCCTCGGGCGCTCTGCTCGGACGCATCAAGACCGGTGCCAAAACCTCCAACGTGACCTTCGGTGGTCCGAACCGCGACCAGCTCTTCATCACCTCCAGCCAGTATCTGCTGAGCATCAACGTCAGGGCCAAAGGGTTGCAGCGCCCTTGA
- a CDS encoding N-formylglutamate amidohydrolase, whose amino-acid sequence MRSDYWDQPAFETIRPRRLVAPLVFNSPHSGRVYPERFLAMTRLDHLSIRQSEDAWVDELFSRAPHLGAPMIRAHFPRAYLDVNREPWELDPTMFVEPLSDRFNTTSPRVAAGLGTLARVVAENKPIYRDRLTLDDARMRIEGIYHPYHAALQRLLGEAISAFGVALLIDCHSMPRITRSNDKVAPDIVLGDRYGTTCAPALIDLAETIFTSAGLNVARNRPYAGGFATRTYGRPQHGVHALQIEISRHLYMNEVTLAKNDGFEAINAVIDRLIFALIGLDLVSLVGVQPTITSLAAE is encoded by the coding sequence GTGCGGTCCGACTATTGGGATCAGCCAGCATTTGAAACCATCCGGCCACGCCGGCTCGTTGCGCCGCTGGTTTTCAACTCGCCCCATTCCGGCCGCGTCTATCCCGAACGCTTCCTTGCCATGACCCGGCTGGACCACCTGTCGATCCGCCAGTCTGAAGACGCCTGGGTGGACGAACTCTTTTCCCGTGCTCCCCATCTTGGGGCGCCGATGATCCGCGCCCATTTTCCGCGCGCCTATCTCGACGTCAATCGCGAGCCGTGGGAACTCGACCCGACCATGTTCGTCGAGCCGCTGTCCGACCGTTTCAACACGACGTCACCCCGGGTCGCCGCCGGCTTGGGCACGCTGGCCAGGGTGGTGGCCGAGAACAAGCCGATCTATCGCGATCGCCTGACGTTGGACGATGCCCGCATGCGCATCGAAGGCATCTATCACCCCTATCATGCCGCGCTGCAACGCCTGCTGGGGGAAGCCATCAGCGCCTTTGGCGTGGCCCTGTTGATCGACTGTCACTCCATGCCGCGCATCACCCGTTCCAATGACAAGGTGGCGCCCGATATTGTGCTTGGCGATCGCTATGGCACGACCTGCGCCCCGGCCCTGATTGATTTGGCTGAAACCATTTTCACCAGCGCCGGCCTCAATGTCGCACGCAATCGTCCTTATGCCGGCGGCTTCGCTACCCGGACCTACGGTCGCCCGCAGCATGGCGTGCATGCCCTTCAGATCGAGATCAGTCGCCACCTCTATATGAACGAGGTGACCCTGGCCAAGAATGACGGCTTCGAGGCGATCAACGCGGTGATCGACCGGCTGATCTTTGCCCTGATAGGCCTCGATCTCGTCTCCCTGGTCGGTGTTCAGCCCACGATCACGAGCCTTGCCGCCGAGTAA
- a CDS encoding response regulator: MKRILLAEDDNDMRSFLTRALKNAGYEVVSFDNGLSAYERLREEPFSLLLSDIVMPEMDGIELARRATELDPDLKVMFITGFAAVALNPDSDAPKDASVLSKPFHLKDLVNEVERLLAA; this comes from the coding sequence ATGAAGCGAATTCTGCTCGCTGAAGACGACAACGACATGCGCTCGTTTCTGACGCGCGCCCTCAAGAATGCGGGATATGAGGTCGTCTCCTTCGACAATGGCCTATCGGCCTACGAGCGGCTGCGCGAGGAGCCGTTTTCGCTGCTGCTGAGCGATATCGTGATGCCGGAAATGGATGGCATCGAGCTGGCGCGCCGCGCCACCGAACTCGATCCGGATCTCAAGGTCATGTTCATCACCGGCTTTGCCGCGGTTGCGCTCAACCCGGACAGCGATGCGCCCAAGGATGCGTCGGTGCTGAGCAAGCCGTTCCACCTGAAGGATCTGGTGAACGAAGTCGAGCGACTGCTGGCTGCGTAA
- the msrB gene encoding peptide-methionine (R)-S-oxide reductase MsrB produces MDSHAYKVTHTDAEWRAKLTPEQYYIMREHGTERPGSCALLYEKRQGAFSCAGCDTPLFESTLKFESGTGWPSFNDPLPGSVETTTDRSHGMVRTECHCATCGSHLGHVFPDGPPPTGLRYCINGVALNFTPAE; encoded by the coding sequence ATGGATAGCCATGCCTATAAGGTGACCCATACCGATGCCGAATGGCGCGCCAAGCTGACGCCGGAACAGTATTATATCATGCGCGAGCATGGCACGGAGCGGCCCGGATCGTGTGCGCTGCTGTATGAAAAGCGCCAGGGCGCATTTTCCTGCGCCGGTTGCGATACGCCGCTGTTTGAATCGACGCTGAAGTTCGAGAGCGGCACAGGCTGGCCGAGTTTCAATGATCCGCTGCCGGGTTCGGTCGAGACGACGACGGACCGCAGCCATGGCATGGTGCGGACGGAATGCCATTGCGCGACTTGCGGCAGTCATCTGGGGCATGTGTTCCCGGATGGTCCGCCACCGACGGGACTGCGCTATTGCATCAATGGTGTGGCGCTGAATTTTACGCCCGCTGAATAG
- the hrpB gene encoding ATP-dependent helicase HrpB: MLSSLPPLPIDDALPQLRAALEAGPYAVLVAPPGAGKTTRVPLALLDAPWRGDRRIIVLEPRRLAARAAAGQMARLLGENVGDTVGYRVRMDSKISSRTRVEIVTEGVFTRMLLDDPELTGIAAVLFDEFHERSLDGDLGLALALDAAALRPDLRVLVMSATIDGARVARLLQDAPVVESLGRAFPVETIHREPDALQRLEDQVTSAVLSALREHDGSALVFLPGQGEITRVAERLASRVATNVDIAPLYGQLTPAEQDRAIHPAEPGRRKVVLATSIAETSLTIDGVRIVIDSGFRRIPVYEPNTGLTTLATARVSRAGADQRRGRAGRTSPGIAIRLWNEGQTAALEQFDTPEILAADLSGFALDLANWGVTDPAALALLDPPPAPAWNEAITLLKSLDALDDHGRITTAGKALARLPLHPRLAHMVVAADGDPDTAAELAVLVTERGLGGDAVDLAHRLDRFRTDRSRRADDARALARRWSKLAGGQSTRSRPACWHLAHAFPDRIAQAAGARGKFRLANGRQASLDEAEPLASAQYLVVTDMTGAAASSRIRSAVAIDRTTIEDLYDHQTTETETLSFDAQSGSVRARKTRTLDALRLSDEPVPITDLVTAADLLAEAAARNINALPWTRDQKALRARSTYLHQTLGTDWPDLSDDALAVNAKALLSPYILGETKLSAITAAHLGNALDAVLPWSQRKEIDRLLPSHFTAPSGSYLPIDYAAENGPALEIRVQELFGLDRHPAIAGGKVPLLLILLSPAHRPIQTTRDLPGFWRGSWKDVAKDLKGRYPRHFWPDDPITAAATARAKPRGT; the protein is encoded by the coding sequence ATGCTTTCGTCCCTGCCGCCGCTACCGATCGACGACGCCCTGCCCCAGTTGCGTGCTGCGCTGGAGGCCGGGCCCTATGCCGTCCTCGTCGCCCCGCCCGGCGCCGGCAAGACCACGCGCGTCCCCCTTGCCCTGCTCGATGCACCCTGGCGGGGCGACCGGCGCATCATAGTGCTCGAACCGCGCCGCCTCGCCGCCCGCGCCGCCGCCGGCCAGATGGCGCGCCTGCTCGGCGAAAATGTCGGCGACACCGTCGGCTATCGCGTGCGCATGGACAGTAAAATTTCCAGCCGCACCCGCGTCGAGATCGTCACCGAAGGTGTCTTCACCCGCATGCTGCTCGATGATCCCGAACTAACCGGCATCGCCGCCGTGCTCTTCGACGAATTCCACGAGCGCAGCCTCGATGGCGACCTCGGCCTTGCCCTGGCGCTCGACGCCGCCGCCCTCCGGCCAGATCTGCGCGTCCTCGTCATGTCCGCCACCATCGACGGCGCCCGCGTCGCCCGCCTGCTGCAGGATGCCCCGGTCGTGGAAAGCCTCGGTCGCGCCTTCCCGGTCGAAACCATCCACCGCGAACCCGACGCGCTGCAGCGCCTCGAGGACCAGGTCACGTCCGCCGTTCTTTCCGCGCTGCGCGAGCACGACGGCTCCGCTTTGGTCTTCCTCCCCGGCCAGGGCGAAATCACCCGCGTCGCCGAACGCCTCGCCTCCCGCGTCGCCACCAATGTCGATATCGCCCCGCTCTATGGCCAACTCACCCCCGCCGAGCAGGACCGCGCCATCCACCCGGCAGAACCCGGCCGTCGCAAGGTGGTCCTCGCCACCTCGATTGCCGAAACCTCGCTGACCATCGACGGGGTCCGCATCGTCATCGACTCCGGCTTCCGCCGCATCCCCGTCTACGAACCCAACACCGGGCTCACCACGCTCGCCACCGCCCGCGTTTCCCGCGCCGGCGCCGACCAGCGCCGTGGCCGCGCCGGCCGCACCAGCCCCGGCATCGCCATTCGCCTGTGGAACGAGGGGCAGACCGCCGCGCTCGAACAATTTGACACCCCCGAGATCCTCGCCGCCGACCTGTCCGGCTTTGCCCTCGACCTCGCCAACTGGGGCGTCACCGATCCCGCAGCGCTCGCGCTGCTCGATCCACCCCCCGCTCCGGCCTGGAACGAGGCGATCACCCTGCTCAAGTCGCTCGATGCGCTCGACGACCATGGCCGCATCACCACCGCGGGCAAAGCCCTCGCCCGGCTCCCCCTCCACCCCCGTCTTGCTCATATGGTGGTCGCCGCCGATGGCGATCCGGACACCGCTGCCGAGCTCGCCGTGCTGGTTACCGAACGGGGTCTGGGTGGCGATGCCGTCGACCTCGCCCATCGTCTCGACCGCTTCCGAACCGACCGTTCGAGGCGTGCCGACGACGCACGTGCCCTCGCAAGACGCTGGAGCAAGCTGGCTGGCGGCCAGTCCACAAGAAGTCGTCCAGCATGCTGGCATCTGGCCCATGCTTTTCCCGACCGCATCGCCCAGGCGGCCGGCGCGCGGGGCAAATTCCGCTTGGCAAATGGCCGCCAGGCCAGCCTCGACGAGGCCGAACCTCTTGCCAGCGCTCAGTATCTTGTTGTGACCGATATGACAGGCGCCGCCGCCAGCAGTCGCATTCGCTCCGCCGTCGCGATTGATCGTACAACTATCGAGGATTTGTATGATCACCAGACAACCGAGACGGAAACCCTCTCCTTCGACGCTCAGTCCGGCAGTGTCCGCGCCAGAAAAACGCGCACTCTCGACGCTTTACGCCTGAGCGACGAGCCGGTCCCCATCACCGATCTGGTCACCGCCGCCGACCTCCTGGCCGAAGCCGCCGCCAGAAACATCAACGCCCTTCCTTGGACCAGGGACCAGAAGGCCCTCCGCGCCCGCTCCACCTACCTGCACCAAACCCTCGGCACCGACTGGCCCGACCTCTCCGACGACGCCTTGGCAGTAAATGCTAAAGCCCTGCTATCGCCTTATATTCTCGGCGAAACAAAGCTCTCCGCCATCACCGCCGCTCATCTCGGCAACGCCCTCGACGCCGTGCTCCCCTGGTCGCAGCGTAAGGAGATCGACCGGCTCTTGCCCAGTCATTTTACAGCGCCATCAGGGAGTTACCTCCCCATCGACTATGCTGCCGAGAATGGTCCCGCTCTCGAAATCCGCGTTCAGGAGCTCTTCGGCCTTGACCGCCACCCCGCCATCGCTGGCGGTAAAGTCCCGCTGCTGCTCATTTTATTGTCGCCAGCCCACCGTCCGATCCAGACCACCCGCGACCTCCCCGGCTTCTGGCGCGGCTCCTGGAAAGACGTCGCGAAGGATCTCAAGGGCCGCTACCCCCGCCACTTCTGGCCCGACGATCCCATCACCGCAGCCGCCACTGCAAGAGCTAAGCCACGCGGCACATGA
- a CDS encoding aldose 1-epimerase family protein: protein MALIRIGNEDLSVEVSSLGAEMQSLVTSDGQNWLWDGDAAFWGGRSPVLFPIVGKAPEDHVSIAGTRYPMGQHGFARRNEFELMNSGPDFCRFELRSSPATRAIFPFDFVLALEHRVEGRAVKVTAEITNADDRPMPFGIGFHPAFVWPLPGCEGLDHSVILDDGGEPELQRLSGGLLGTHKLPSPFSNGALTLKHHLFDADAMIFPEGAGAGVTYAAKDKAVHFTWDNLPNFAIWSKAGAPFVCLEPWRGMAAEAGGTDALEERPYTEVLGPGASGRYQFKAELVG, encoded by the coding sequence ATGGCATTGATCCGCATCGGCAATGAGGATTTGAGCGTGGAGGTGTCATCGCTCGGCGCGGAGATGCAGTCGCTGGTCACCAGTGATGGCCAGAACTGGCTATGGGATGGCGATGCAGCCTTCTGGGGCGGACGCTCGCCGGTGCTGTTCCCGATCGTCGGCAAGGCGCCTGAGGATCATGTCAGCATCGCGGGAACGCGCTATCCGATGGGGCAGCATGGCTTCGCCCGGCGCAATGAATTCGAGCTGATGAACAGCGGTCCCGATTTTTGCCGGTTCGAACTGCGGTCGAGCCCGGCGACGCGGGCAATCTTTCCCTTCGATTTCGTGCTGGCTTTGGAGCATCGCGTCGAGGGGCGTGCGGTGAAGGTGACGGCGGAGATAACCAATGCCGATGACCGGCCGATGCCATTCGGGATCGGTTTTCATCCGGCCTTCGTCTGGCCGCTGCCGGGCTGCGAGGGGCTGGATCATAGCGTGATCCTGGATGATGGCGGTGAGCCGGAGCTGCAGCGGCTGTCGGGCGGGTTGCTGGGGACGCACAAGCTGCCGTCGCCCTTCAGCAATGGGGCGCTGACGCTAAAACATCACCTGTTCGATGCCGATGCGATGATCTTCCCCGAAGGAGCCGGCGCGGGCGTGACCTATGCGGCCAAGGACAAGGCGGTGCATTTCACCTGGGACAACCTGCCGAACTTTGCCATCTGGTCGAAGGCTGGAGCGCCGTTTGTGTGTCTGGAGCCCTGGCGGGGGATGGCGGCGGAGGCGGGCGGGACGGATGCGCTCGAGGAGCGGCCGTATACGGAGGTGCTGGGGCCGGGGGCGAGTGGGCGATATCAGTTCAAGGCGGAGCTGGTGGGGTAG